GATGCGTGTCGGTGGTCCGGCGAACCACCCGGAGCGCGGCGGCGACCTCGCCGTGCGGGAGCGCGCGGTGGTGGGTTGTCGTGTGGCCGTTCGCCTTCGGCAGCGCAACGACCGCCCGGTCCACCGGGTTGTCCGCCCGGTAGTTTCGACCGATGCACCAGCGGAAGACGGCGGTGATGCGGTGCTGGGCCTTCCGCGCCGCCGCGGGCTTCGAGTTCCAGATCGGCGAGAGGCAGGCGAGCACGTCCGCGCTCTCGATCCGGTCCACCCGCTTGTCGAGGAGCGGGGCGGCGTGAAGGCGGAACGTGGACTCCCACTGCTCGGGAAGCAGGCTCCCCGCCTTCCACGCCTCACGGTGAAGCTCGATGGTCCGCTCGGCGGCTTCGGCGAACGTCGGAACACCGCGCCCGCGCGGGTCCTGGCCCAAGAGGACGCCCCGGCTGTTGTCCAGTGCCTTCTGCCGGGCCTCGGCGAGCGTCACCTCGGGGTACGGCCCGAGTCCGATCGAGGTTAGGCGGCCTTCGATCCGCACGCGCTGACGCCATGTCTTGGTGATCCGGCCATCGCGTGTCCGGTGGACGCGAAGGCTCAGCCCGCGTCCGCCCCGCCCGTCGCCGTAGACGCCGGGCCGGTTGACCGTCCGAACGAAGGCGGCGGAGAGTGTCCTCGGTCGCTTCATCGTGGGGTTCCTTCCTCGTCATGTATCACTCATTGCAGCACTACACCGGGAAGAATACACCGGATGGCGATGGACCACAAGGGACGGTAGAGCGCCGGGGATACTACAGAACACGTTGTCCAATAACGTGTTATGGACTATTTGGTAGATCTTGATGGATTACGTTGGAAGTTGTGTGCCGAGTTCGGGCGGAATCGGCCCCGCCAGCCTGTTACGCTCGAAGTCGAGCGTCTCCAGGCGCGCCAAGCGACCGAGTTCCGGTGGAATCGACCCGACCAGGTTGCTCGCCGAGAGCCGCAGGGCGGTGACGCGGCCGTCCGGCGCGGTCGTCACGCCGTGCCACTCTCCGATCGGCTGGTCCGACAGCCAGCCCCCGTTCTCGAGCCATCCGGAGCCGTTGGTGGCTTCGTAGAGCGCGACGAGCACGGCCCGGTCCGCCTGGGCCACCGTGACCGTCGCGCTCCCCGATGCGGAGCCCGCCGTGGCCGTGATCGTGGCCGTCCCGTTGCCCACCGCCGTCACGAGGCCCGACGCGTTGACCGTCGCCACTCCGGGGCTGCCGGACGTCCAGGTGACCGCAGCCCCCGCCATCACCTGCCCGTTCTGGTCGCGGACCTCCGCCGTGAGTTGCACGGTCGCGCCCAGCGCGTTCAACTCGGCCGCCGCCGGGCTGACCGCGACCGCCGTCGCCCGGGGCGGATCCGGGGGCGGAGGCGGCGGAGGCACCGGATCCGTGGTCGAATCGCCGCAGCCCGCCAGCCAGCTCAGACCCACGAAGGCGGCTCCGAGAGCGAACGTTCGACGAAAACTGCGTCGGCACGGGGATTGTCCTGACACCGTGATCACCTGGCAGTTACCCCTGACCGCGTTGAATGGGAATAGTGGGAATTTAAAAGAAAGGGGCCCCGCGAGTGCGGGGCCCTCTTCCTTTACTGCCTGGTCCCGTCCAGGGACGGGAGTTGTGGTTAGGTCGAGGAGTCGTCCGCGTTGACGATCGTCACCTCGGCCGCCTGGAGCGTCCAGTTCACCGTGTTGGCCTTGGCTGTCGGATCAACGGTAACCGGAACGGCGCAGTCCGTGTTGCCGTCGTCGATGTTCGCCACCGGCGTCACCGTCACCGTCCCGCTGGCCGAGGACTGACCCCGGTCGATCCTGAATGTCCCTCCGGCAACGGAGGTCTCAACCGCGGCGCACGCCGCGACATCCCCGATCGTGAACGTTAGGATCCCATCGGACGGCGCACCCAACGTCGCCGTGACCGTCACCTGCGTCGCACCCGATCCCTCATCCAGAGAGGTGTGACTCAGCGTTACGCTGATGTCCGGATCGACGTCAACGATCATGATCGAAGTCGGCGCCACGTAGATCCCTTCCACAGCGGCGTTGGCGCTGACGGCGAACTCAATCGCATTACCGACCTCTTCCATCTCCGCATCATCGAGCGCGGTCACGTACACGGTGTCGATCGCCGACGTCATGCCCATCGGAATCGTGATGTTGTTGTCACCATCAGCGTCCGAGGTCACGCGGAAATCGTCGGCGGTTGCGC
This genomic interval from Candidatus Palauibacter australiensis contains the following:
- a CDS encoding tyrosine-type recombinase/integrase; translation: MKRPRTLSAAFVRTVNRPGVYGDGRGGRGLSLRVHRTRDGRITKTWRQRVRIEGRLTSIGLGPYPEVTLAEARQKALDNSRGVLLGQDPRGRGVPTFAEAAERTIELHREAWKAGSLLPEQWESTFRLHAAPLLDKRVDRIESADVLACLSPIWNSKPAAARKAQHRITAVFRWCIGRNYRADNPVDRAVVALPKANGHTTTHHRALPHGEVAAALRVVRRTTDTHPSAALCVELIVLTAVRPGEARGALWDEIDMDGATWTIPALRMKAGREFAVPLSTAALDVLERARKLSPESSLAFPSRTGGPLPPKAPLRVLKRAGVASTLHGFRSSARSWMAESGVPAEVAEAC
- a CDS encoding Ig-like domain-containing protein, with protein sequence MGLSWLAGCGDSTTDPVPPPPPPPDPPRATAVAVSPAAAELNALGATVQLTAEVRDQNGQVMAGAAVTWTSGSPGVATVNASGLVTAVGNGTATITATAGSASGSATVTVAQADRAVLVALYEATNGSGWLENGGWLSDQPIGEWHGVTTAPDGRVTALRLSASNLVGSIPPELGRLARLETLDFERNRLAGPIPPELGTQLPT